The Linepithema humile isolate Giens D197 chromosome 7, Lhum_UNIL_v1.0, whole genome shotgun sequence genome has a window encoding:
- the LOC105679575 gene encoding uncharacterized protein, producing MEKEEKMLKNNKYLKTSSSGRSLTRPKKLMTSSSDEMSKRRKKLRGQTMEKEIDRLRQLVKESNTQDRNKTFSENIITLNKGNNVIISNAAIESLEKEKDIGRNSLGWSNLKSVEYPGINFPLFLTSTQENFDEIEKENIITSNKGDVTILKAPIRLLSSPNRTSPVSSTALQENSQEKCIHYKCKDTLHRLTELEEQNRIIIESLVEIKEDQVQMKEGQVQIKEMLKEVIRMISEDGDNNATKTLYEPLEGFPMQRLEDFIEMESDNKKTERKKLYRHLLGLGGSKLRDFLHCSLKEIMTDDLICKFTWPGIAGSTKLGNTKLMNVLYFAAQKCTLFNGPDNKFEFKTNMQEVLRSIKQRHRKKLKKTTVATTDVPCQDESIDDELIEDSEDETDYDDITAMRVIRTCAHTMSL from the exons atggagaaagaagaaaaaatgttaaaaaacaacaaatatttaaaaacatccAGCAGTGGCCGTTCACTGACAAGACCAAAAaagttaatgacgtcatcctCGGACGAAATGTCAAAGCGCCGAAAAAAACTCAGGGGCCAAACTATGGAAAAGGAGATCGATAGATTACGCCAATTAGTTAAAGAATCCAACACTCaagatagaaataaaacgttttcggagaatataattactttaaacaAAGGAAACAACGTGATAATTTCAAACGCTGCCATCGAATCTTT agaaaaagaaaaagatattggAAGAAATTCTTTGGGATGGAGCAATTTAAAATCTGTCGAGTATCCAGGAATAaactttcctctttttttaacaagtacTCAAGAAAACTTTGACgaaatagaaaaagagaatataaTCACTTCGAACAAAGGGGACGTGACAATTTTAAAAGCTCCTATCAGACTTCT GAGCAGTCCAAATAGAACTTCGCCTGTTTCTTCGACAGCTTTACAAGAAAATTCACAAGAGAAATGCATACATTACAAGTGCAAAGACACACTTCACAGATTGAC CGAGCTTGAAGAACAAAacagaataataattgaaagcttagttgaaattaaagaagatcAAGTTCAAATGAAAGAAGGTCAAgttcaaataaaagaaatgctGAAGGAGGTGATACGGATGATAAGTGAGGACGGTGACAATAATGCCACGAAAACATTATATGAACCACTTGAGGGCTTTCCAATGCAGAGATTAGaagattttatagaaatgGAAAGCGATAATAAGAAAACAGAGCGTAAAAAGCTA tATCGTCACTTGCTGGGATTAGGCGGATCAAAACTGAGAGACTTTTTACATTGCTCACTAAAAGAGATCATGACGGACGATTTAATTTGTAAGTTTACGTGGCCCGGTATTGCGGGATCGACAAAATTAGGAAATACGAAGCTTATGAACGTTTTATATT TTGCTGCTCAAAAGTGCACATTATTTAACGGCCCGGACAATAAGTTCGAGTTTAAGACAAATATGCAGGAGGTACTACGTTCTATAAAACAACGGCATCGAAAGAAGCTAAAAAAAACTACTGTTGCTACTACTGATGTGCCGTGTCAAGATGAATCTATTGATGACGAACTCATCGAAGACTCTGAAGATGAGACTGATTACGA TGACATCACCGCCATGCGAGTAATCCGCACGTGTGCACACACCATGAGCTTATAA